A single window of Paenibacillus sp. SYP-B4298 DNA harbors:
- a CDS encoding acyltransferase family protein codes for MSNPLQARRYMAGLDGIRALAVLAVIAYHLNLGWAPGGLLGVGVFFVLSGYLITDQLISGWQQNRRIDLKDFWIRRFRRLLPAMLVMLIGVGGWLLLFDPERLITIRGDMLSSLLYVNNWWLIFHEVSYFESFGPPSPLGHLWSLAVEEQFYLVAPLLLLVALRRSPRRGVLLLQVLLLALVSITAMALLYVPGVDPSRVYYGTDTRIFGLLIGSALALIWPSSRMSESLPTMPYRLLETVGAVGMAIIVIMVWQTSEYGDFLFRGGMVLLSVASAMLIAAAAHPATILGRVLGAGPLKWLGVRSYGIYLWHYPIIVLTSPAYSSGGTDYSLAALQIGATLVLAALSYRYIEEPIRRGGLFRKPAAQAPQGSTAFRPVLRSATLLGTLTLLVVLTVSCIGSEPSSYYAAVAPVFSGTGAALAGHPGDTSTSKPDKDGGNAGKDAQHTNAGTQMPAGTGIASVMAAGIVQRVGSQTEGTQWRPAFNAGLQQGSRPQVPGAKPSLPDPPTDLAGDQVTAVGDSIMLNISSVLEKQLPGVTVDGKIGRQMKDAGELLEQLKSQRKLKEKVVIQLGTNGPFSEKKLSDLIDSLPDAKQIVLVTVRVPRKWQDEVNETISQVAAGYSKVTIADWYTASQDHEEYFEKDGVHLKPTGAKAYAELLLGALEGTADARE; via the coding sequence ATGTCTAACCCATTGCAAGCGCGCCGGTATATGGCAGGTCTGGATGGCATACGGGCGCTAGCTGTGCTGGCGGTGATCGCCTACCATCTCAACTTGGGGTGGGCTCCAGGCGGACTGCTGGGAGTTGGAGTGTTTTTTGTATTATCTGGCTATTTGATTACAGATCAGCTCATATCGGGCTGGCAGCAGAACCGGCGAATCGACCTGAAGGATTTCTGGATCAGGCGATTCCGCAGGCTTCTCCCTGCAATGCTCGTGATGCTGATTGGTGTTGGCGGCTGGCTGTTGCTGTTCGACCCTGAACGGCTCATAACGATTAGAGGAGATATGTTATCCTCGCTGCTCTATGTCAATAACTGGTGGCTTATCTTTCACGAAGTATCGTATTTCGAAAGCTTCGGGCCTCCGTCTCCGCTCGGCCATCTCTGGTCGCTGGCGGTGGAGGAGCAATTCTATCTGGTTGCCCCGCTGCTCTTGCTTGTAGCGCTGCGCCGTTCGCCCCGCCGTGGAGTATTGCTGCTGCAGGTGCTGTTGCTGGCGCTGGTATCGATAACAGCGATGGCGCTGCTGTATGTTCCCGGCGTCGACCCTAGCCGTGTCTACTATGGAACAGATACCCGTATCTTTGGCCTGCTCATCGGCTCGGCCCTTGCATTAATCTGGCCTAGCAGCCGGATGAGCGAGTCATTGCCCACGATGCCCTATCGACTGTTGGAGACGGTCGGTGCCGTGGGCATGGCGATTATTGTAATCATGGTATGGCAAACGAGCGAGTATGGCGATTTTCTGTTCCGCGGCGGCATGGTGCTGCTCTCCGTCGCTTCGGCGATGCTGATCGCAGCAGCCGCACATCCGGCGACTATATTGGGGCGGGTGCTAGGTGCGGGGCCGCTCAAGTGGCTGGGCGTCCGGTCTTACGGGATTTATCTCTGGCATTATCCGATCATTGTACTGACTTCCCCGGCGTACTCGTCAGGGGGAACAGATTACTCTCTTGCTGCTCTGCAGATAGGGGCAACGCTGGTGCTTGCCGCATTATCGTATCGCTATATTGAGGAGCCGATTCGGCGCGGAGGTCTCTTCCGCAAGCCGGCTGCTCAAGCGCCTCAAGGCTCGACAGCATTCCGACCGGTGCTGCGCTCAGCGACCTTGCTCGGCACCTTAACGCTGTTGGTGGTACTGACGGTATCCTGCATCGGCTCTGAGCCGTCTTCCTATTATGCTGCGGTCGCTCCAGTGTTCTCAGGCACGGGAGCCGCCTTGGCAGGACATCCCGGTGATACCAGCACCAGCAAGCCAGACAAAGACGGAGGGAACGCAGGGAAGGATGCCCAGCATACCAATGCAGGGACACAGATGCCCGCAGGTACTGGCATCGCATCTGTCATGGCGGCTGGTATCGTGCAGCGGGTAGGTAGCCAGACGGAGGGAACGCAGTGGCGTCCGGCTTTCAATGCCGGGCTTCAGCAGGGAAGCCGACCTCAGGTACCTGGCGCCAAGCCTTCTCTGCCTGATCCGCCGACTGATCTTGCAGGTGACCAGGTCACAGCAGTTGGCGACTCTATCATGCTTAATATCAGCTCGGTGCTGGAGAAGCAACTGCCAGGTGTGACGGTTGATGGCAAGATCGGTCGTCAGATGAAGGATGCAGGGGAGCTGCTGGAGCAACTCAAGTCCCAGCGCAAGCTGAAGGAGAAGGTTGTGATTCAGCTTGGCACCAACGGCCCCTTCTCGGAGAAGAAGCTGTCTGATTTGATCGACTCCTTGCCGGACGCGAAGCAAATTGTGCTGGTGACGGTGCGTGTCCCTCGCAAATGGCAGGATGAGGTGAACGAAACGATCAGTCAGGTCGCCGCGGGCTACAGCAAGGTGACGATCGCTGATTGGTATACGGCCAGTCAGGATCATGAGGAATATTTCGAGAAGGATGGCGTCCATCTGAAGCCTACAGGGGCGAAGGCCTATGCTGAGCTATTGCTCGGGGCGCTGGAAGGCACAGCGGATGCTCGAGAATAA
- a CDS encoding metal-dependent hydrolase has translation MDIIYHGHSCIQITSSDQSIIIDPFITHNPLATVSADDIRVKHILLTHAHEDHIGDAALIARNNDATIVSMVELANYFSFQGLRTHGMNLGGAREFEFGKVKLTQAFHSSGITLPQEKQIMYMGMASGLLLTIEGKTIYHAGDTALFSDMKMYGELNSIDLAFLPIGDNYTMGPEDAMIAAGWLRAKLTVPVHYNTFDLVKQDGRQFVDKLAENGLDGLFVQPGESFRL, from the coding sequence TTGGACATTATCTATCACGGACATTCCTGTATTCAGATTACCTCAAGCGACCAATCGATTATTATTGATCCGTTCATTACGCATAATCCGCTGGCGACAGTAAGTGCGGACGATATTCGGGTGAAGCACATTTTGCTTACTCATGCGCATGAGGACCATATTGGTGATGCCGCGCTCATCGCCAGAAACAATGATGCAACGATCGTGTCGATGGTCGAGCTGGCGAACTATTTTAGCTTCCAGGGCTTGCGCACGCACGGGATGAATCTGGGAGGAGCGCGTGAATTCGAATTCGGCAAGGTGAAGCTGACGCAAGCCTTCCATAGTTCTGGCATTACGCTGCCGCAGGAGAAGCAGATTATGTATATGGGCATGGCGAGCGGACTTCTACTGACGATCGAGGGCAAGACGATCTATCATGCTGGGGATACAGCGCTATTCAGTGATATGAAGATGTATGGCGAGCTGAACAGCATTGATCTTGCGTTCCTGCCGATCGGGGACAATTATACGATGGGGCCTGAAGATGCGATGATAGCGGCGGGTTGGCTCCGTGCGAAGCTGACAGTGCCGGTGCATTACAATACGTTCGATCTCGTGAAGCAGGACGGTCGGCAGTTCGTGGACAAGTTGGCGGAGAATGGACTGGATGGCTTGTTCGTGCAGCCTGGAGAGTCGTTCCGGCTGTAG
- a CDS encoding DUF1904 family protein, which translates to MPQLTVRGVEASVIAQVSAALLEDMAQLCECGTDNFTIDCLQLTAVGADGVGVVFPFVEVAWFERGREIRDQLARCIASHLSEAGIQEVEIAFKVYEQDSYYINGRSCARMQDS; encoded by the coding sequence ATGCCCCAATTGACAGTAAGAGGAGTAGAGGCGTCAGTCATCGCACAGGTGAGTGCGGCACTGCTCGAAGATATGGCTCAGCTATGCGAATGCGGGACAGATAACTTCACCATCGATTGCCTGCAGCTTACAGCGGTAGGTGCTGATGGTGTAGGTGTGGTGTTTCCATTTGTAGAGGTAGCATGGTTCGAGCGTGGCCGAGAGATTCGTGATCAACTGGCCCGATGTATTGCGAGCCATCTGTCCGAAGCAGGAATCCAGGAGGTCGAGATCGCATTTAAGGTATATGAGCAGGATAGCTACTATATAAATGGACGCTCGTGCGCCAGGATGCAAGATAGCTAG
- a CDS encoding glycosyltransferase codes for MLITTCWIVAGWICGWLLLLSLRRLKPSERVPIRLEERIYANGGLNGGHLPAMSVIIPARDEEANIGTLLASLAKQSVRPLEVIVVDDGSTDATAAIAAAQGVKVVSSGLLPPGWTGKSWACWQGAQIAAGEVLIFLDADIVMEADGLERLALAFQERGGLLSMQPYHWMRRPYERLSAFFNLIVLFAVGSSQQPTGAFGPCVMCSREMYMETGGHRAVRGELLENHQLGSVFQQDKLPLTNLLGRGIAAFRMYPGGLGALISGWSKSFAAGAKATPPLRLLAISIWVAGAVSAVTQWFTLAETPPGAVWLAAGFYVAYAVQLIMLLRYAGNFGMAGLYFPAALLVFLYVFVVSAYQTFARGTVSWKGRSLDTGKDVGGGKRR; via the coding sequence ATGCTCATAACAACTTGTTGGATTGTGGCGGGCTGGATATGCGGATGGCTGCTGCTATTATCGCTGCGGAGGCTGAAGCCGTCGGAGCGCGTGCCGATCCGTCTGGAGGAGCGAATATATGCGAATGGAGGCTTGAACGGTGGACATTTGCCGGCGATGTCGGTTATTATCCCGGCGCGGGACGAGGAAGCGAACATCGGGACATTGCTTGCATCGCTCGCGAAGCAATCCGTGCGCCCGTTAGAGGTGATCGTAGTCGATGACGGATCAACGGATGCGACGGCAGCCATCGCAGCCGCCCAGGGGGTGAAGGTGGTGTCCTCCGGGCTGCTTCCTCCAGGCTGGACGGGCAAAAGCTGGGCCTGCTGGCAGGGGGCCCAGATCGCAGCGGGTGAGGTGCTTATCTTTCTCGATGCCGACATCGTTATGGAGGCCGATGGACTGGAACGACTTGCTCTAGCCTTCCAGGAGCGTGGCGGATTGCTGTCCATGCAGCCGTATCACTGGATGAGGCGCCCCTATGAACGATTATCGGCTTTCTTCAACCTGATCGTGCTGTTCGCGGTGGGCAGCAGCCAGCAGCCGACCGGAGCATTTGGCCCATGCGTCATGTGCAGTCGTGAGATGTATATGGAGACGGGGGGACACCGGGCAGTGAGAGGCGAGCTGCTGGAGAATCATCAGCTCGGCTCCGTCTTCCAGCAGGATAAGCTGCCGCTAACGAACCTGCTCGGGCGAGGGATAGCAGCCTTCCGCATGTACCCCGGCGGACTCGGAGCGCTCATCAGCGGTTGGAGCAAGAGCTTCGCTGCAGGCGCCAAGGCGACCCCGCCGCTCCGCCTGCTGGCAATCAGCATCTGGGTGGCGGGAGCGGTGTCCGCTGTGACCCAGTGGTTCACGCTGGCAGAGACGCCTCCTGGCGCCGTATGGCTGGCTGCCGGATTCTACGTTGCCTATGCGGTGCAACTGATCATGCTGCTGCGTTATGCAGGCAACTTCGGGATGGCAGGTCTGTACTTCCCGGCTGCGCTGCTCGTCTTCCTCTACGTCTTTGTGGTGTCCGCTTATCAGACCTTTGCCCGTGGCACTGTGAGCTGGAAGGGGCGCAGCCTGGATACTGGCAAGGATGTCGGCGGGGGGAAGAGGCGATAA
- a CDS encoding glycosyltransferase, which translates to MVTLLWILLGILCLQLVFVLWNLPQMPRLSRLGSRDGSEGQAEELPVQLSVLIPARNEEVNIGACLDAVLANDYPFLEVLVLNDRSTDSTAEEIGKRSIRDNRVRMIEGAELPPGWLGKSYACHQLAQQATGEWWLYLDADARLAPHALARAARAAARQQRGLLTGFARQVTETWLEKLVVPMMLFVIACHLPIRLVRRSRDPRFAAAHGGFMLIQRDTYFKLGGHEAFKDSMVDDMSLARAVKQIGEPLELMQIGSEVSMRMYRNASEVWNGYKKNMYDGVGRSATLLGLVLCMYMMLYVFPWMMLPWAALHPELLVPAVGLCLLGIVLKARVNHWCGQPVWLSVLMPLCAAAMVVIGFESWRAAVRGSGYSWKGRTYH; encoded by the coding sequence ATGGTTACGCTGTTATGGATATTGCTCGGTATACTGTGCCTGCAGCTCGTGTTCGTTCTCTGGAATTTGCCGCAAATGCCCAGGCTGTCTCGTCTAGGCAGCCGGGACGGCAGCGAGGGGCAGGCTGAGGAGCTGCCAGTGCAGCTATCTGTGTTGATTCCGGCACGCAATGAGGAAGTGAACATCGGAGCGTGTCTTGATGCTGTTCTGGCCAACGACTATCCGTTCCTTGAGGTGCTGGTGTTGAATGATCGTTCTACAGACAGCACGGCCGAGGAGATCGGCAAGAGAAGCATACGCGATAACAGAGTGCGCATGATTGAAGGTGCGGAGCTGCCTCCGGGCTGGCTGGGGAAATCCTATGCCTGCCATCAATTGGCACAGCAGGCGACAGGAGAGTGGTGGCTGTATCTGGATGCGGATGCGCGGCTCGCCCCTCATGCGCTTGCGCGGGCAGCCCGTGCTGCTGCCAGACAGCAGCGCGGGCTGCTGACCGGCTTTGCGCGGCAGGTGACCGAAACGTGGCTGGAGAAGCTGGTGGTGCCGATGATGCTGTTCGTTATTGCTTGCCATCTGCCGATCCGTCTGGTGCGGCGTTCGAGAGATCCGCGGTTTGCGGCGGCTCATGGAGGCTTCATGCTCATACAGCGTGATACCTACTTCAAGCTGGGAGGACATGAGGCATTCAAGGACAGTATGGTTGACGATATGTCACTGGCTCGCGCGGTCAAGCAGATCGGAGAACCGCTGGAGCTGATGCAAATCGGAAGCGAAGTATCGATGCGTATGTACCGCAATGCTTCCGAGGTGTGGAATGGCTATAAGAAGAATATGTATGACGGGGTGGGGCGCAGTGCCACCCTGCTGGGACTCGTATTGTGCATGTATATGATGTTGTACGTATTTCCTTGGATGATGCTGCCGTGGGCAGCCTTGCACCCGGAGCTGCTTGTTCCGGCTGTGGGGCTATGTCTATTAGGCATCGTACTGAAGGCACGGGTGAATCATTGGTGCGGGCAGCCGGTCTGGCTGTCAGTGCTGATGCCCCTGTGTGCGGCGGCGATGGTTGTCATCGGCTTCGAATCGTGGCGCGCGGCCGTGCGCGGGAGTGGCTACAGTTGGAAGGGACGAACCTATCATTAA
- a CDS encoding phytoene desaturase family protein produces MNKQAIVIGGGLGGLAAAIRLAADGNRVTVLEKNERAGGKLNIRSGMGYTFDTGPSILTMPWVLEQLFASAGRRLSDYMTLRRVEPQWRTFYEDGTTIDVTADLPRMLEQLSAVSPEDASRFMDYLNYCQQMYELCTKSFYSKSLTGLQDLRSLHSLKELLAMDPMRTMHQGTERFLKDSKLKQLFDFFIMYIGSSPYAAPAVLSQLVHVQLGLGIYYVEGGMYNIARGMLRLLEELGVEVRTSAPVAAINSRGKWATGVTLEDGTVMGADLVVSNLEAIPTHHSLLKHHSQSAQTAKKLGKYAPAVSGLVLLLGVDRTYPQLQHHNFLFSQDPEREFHQIFDLKMPADDPTVYIGVSSINDRTQAPEGRQNLFVLTHVPPLAEGQSWEDRTERYREVVLTKLERMGLSGLRSHIEFEYRFTPDDLRELYGANGGSIYGVVTDRKLNGGFKIPSQSELLHNLYFVGGSTHPGGGVPMVTLSAQLTADLIKQQQGKPASGLG; encoded by the coding sequence ATGAACAAGCAAGCTATTGTCATCGGCGGAGGACTTGGTGGCTTGGCCGCCGCGATTCGTCTGGCCGCGGACGGGAACCGCGTCACCGTACTTGAGAAAAATGAGCGAGCAGGCGGCAAGCTGAATATTCGCTCCGGCATGGGCTATACGTTTGATACAGGTCCTTCTATCTTGACCATGCCCTGGGTATTGGAGCAGTTATTCGCCAGCGCGGGCAGACGGCTCTCTGATTATATGACGCTGCGGCGGGTCGAACCACAGTGGCGAACCTTCTATGAGGACGGTACGACCATCGATGTGACCGCGGATCTGCCTCGCATGCTGGAGCAGCTCTCCGCCGTCTCGCCAGAGGATGCGAGCCGCTTCATGGATTACCTGAATTATTGCCAGCAGATGTATGAGCTGTGCACCAAGAGCTTCTATAGCAAGAGCCTGACAGGGCTGCAGGATCTGCGAAGCCTGCACAGTCTGAAGGAGCTGCTCGCCATGGACCCGATGCGCACGATGCATCAGGGAACGGAGCGCTTCCTTAAGGACAGCAAGCTCAAGCAACTGTTCGACTTTTTCATCATGTATATTGGCTCCTCTCCCTACGCCGCGCCGGCTGTGCTCTCGCAGTTGGTTCATGTACAGCTCGGACTGGGCATCTACTATGTCGAGGGCGGCATGTACAATATTGCCCGTGGCATGCTGCGGCTGCTGGAGGAGCTTGGCGTCGAGGTGCGAACCTCTGCCCCCGTGGCGGCTATCAACAGCCGTGGCAAGTGGGCAACAGGCGTGACGCTGGAGGATGGCACCGTCATGGGCGCCGATCTCGTCGTCTCCAATCTGGAGGCCATTCCGACACATCATTCATTACTGAAACATCATTCCCAGTCCGCCCAAACCGCTAAGAAGCTTGGCAAATACGCTCCCGCTGTGTCCGGGCTGGTGCTCCTGTTAGGTGTAGATCGAACCTATCCACAGTTGCAGCATCACAACTTTCTATTCTCCCAGGACCCGGAGCGCGAATTCCATCAGATCTTCGATCTCAAGATGCCGGCTGATGACCCAACCGTATATATAGGCGTCTCCAGCATCAACGACCGGACTCAGGCCCCTGAAGGCAGACAGAACCTGTTCGTCCTGACCCATGTACCGCCGCTGGCGGAGGGACAGAGCTGGGAGGACAGGACGGAGCGCTATCGCGAGGTTGTCCTGACGAAGCTGGAGAGGATGGGACTCTCCGGGCTGCGCAGCCATATCGAATTTGAATACCGCTTCACACCTGACGATCTTCGTGAACTATATGGCGCCAATGGCGGCTCCATCTATGGGGTGGTCACTGATCGCAAGCTGAATGGCGGCTTCAAAATTCCTAGCCAAAGCGAGCTGCTGCACAATCTGTATTTTGTCGGCGGCTCCACCCATCCCGGGGGCGGTGTGCCGATGGTCACGCTGTCCGCGCAACTGACCGCGGATCTGATCAAGCAACAGCAAGGGAAGCCCGCAAGCGGACTCGGCTGA
- a CDS encoding MATE family efflux transporter has product MKAAKTAPVRANDQQPGKELHLFSLTWPIFFEIFLFMLMGIVDTLMLSEISDNAVSGVGAANQFLHISILILEVIGNGASIVVAQYIGSRKFMEASRISALAVTMNLIVGLAISGVFIAMGHRMLETMNLRGEILEFAKSYLVIVGGAIFLQAIINSLAAIIRVHGYTKEAMYVSLGMNIIHIVGNYALIFGKLGMPQLGVEGAAISSVASRALAIVVFFWLLYRIMAVRIEWQYYFALSKSYIAKILKIGIPSALEQVMYHSCQMVFLFYATFLGEASMAARQYAGNISMFIYLFAFAIGMGTSIIVGRMVGAGRPDAAYIRVWKSARSASIATLVMIAIIITFRVQLMSIFTDDPEIIRLGAQVLLLSIVLETGRTINIIIVNSLRASGDAKFPLWVGMFTMVGMSVPLGYVLVFQLDMGLAGIWLAIAADEWMRAFIMSYRWRSRSWEKHALVKPDVADQPPVPAH; this is encoded by the coding sequence ATGAAAGCTGCCAAGACAGCTCCAGTGCGCGCCAACGATCAGCAACCAGGCAAGGAGCTGCACTTGTTCTCCCTGACGTGGCCTATTTTTTTCGAAATATTTCTGTTTATGCTCATGGGTATCGTCGACACGCTCATGCTTAGCGAAATTTCTGACAATGCTGTGTCCGGAGTCGGGGCAGCGAATCAGTTTCTTCACATTTCCATTCTGATCCTGGAGGTAATAGGCAACGGGGCATCCATTGTTGTCGCCCAGTATATCGGGTCACGCAAATTTATGGAGGCTTCGCGCATCTCGGCGCTCGCTGTGACCATGAACCTGATCGTCGGTCTGGCGATCAGCGGAGTCTTTATTGCGATGGGGCACCGCATGCTGGAAACGATGAATCTGCGGGGCGAGATACTGGAATTCGCCAAGAGCTATCTCGTCATCGTCGGTGGCGCGATCTTCCTGCAAGCCATCATTAACTCGCTGGCCGCCATCATCCGTGTACACGGCTATACCAAAGAAGCGATGTATGTATCTCTCGGGATGAACATCATCCATATCGTCGGCAACTATGCGTTGATCTTCGGCAAGCTGGGCATGCCTCAGCTTGGGGTGGAAGGCGCTGCAATCTCCTCGGTCGCCAGCCGGGCGCTAGCCATCGTGGTCTTTTTCTGGCTGCTGTATCGAATTATGGCGGTTCGTATAGAATGGCAATATTACTTCGCTCTGTCCAAAAGCTATATCGCCAAAATCTTGAAGATTGGCATCCCGTCTGCACTCGAGCAGGTGATGTACCATTCCTGTCAGATGGTGTTTTTGTTCTACGCCACCTTCCTGGGGGAAGCCTCCATGGCAGCCAGACAATACGCGGGGAATATCTCGATGTTCATCTACCTGTTCGCCTTCGCGATCGGCATGGGCACCTCCATTATCGTCGGTCGCATGGTCGGCGCCGGACGCCCGGACGCGGCCTACATCCGGGTATGGAAAAGCGCGCGCTCTGCGAGCATTGCTACATTGGTCATGATCGCTATCATTATCACCTTCCGCGTGCAGCTCATGTCGATCTTCACCGATGATCCGGAGATTATTCGCCTCGGCGCCCAAGTACTGCTACTCAGCATCGTGCTGGAGACCGGGAGAACAATCAACATCATTATCGTTAATTCGTTGCGCGCCTCGGGAGACGCCAAGTTCCCGCTATGGGTCGGCATGTTCACCATGGTCGGCATGAGTGTCCCGCTCGGCTACGTGCTTGTGTTCCAGCTTGACATGGGGCTGGCCGGTATCTGGCTGGCGATCGCAGCCGATGAGTGGATGCGCGCATTTATTATGTCATACCGCTGGCGCAGCCGCTCCTGGGAGAAGCACGCGCTAGTCAAGCCTGATGTGGCAGATCAGCCGCCTGTGCCTGCCCACTGA
- a CDS encoding LysR family transcriptional regulator, producing the protein MNIENIEAFVHVIHFNSFNKAAEALFLSQPSVSARIQSLERELDVKLFDRLGKQFTLTEKGKQFLPYAQQILQSYKKGKQQLKYQQTWHELRIGCSVSAASYLLPAILSKLRQTHPLLRIKLVTASSETITKLLQEKEVDVGFVRNISHPFLDSLLFYEDKISLYVYKDHPFARRSEVAMEEIGGEPLIFFECGSLDWMRLHRIFETLDHRPHIQYELDNLETAKKLIISGMGIGFLPELCAAREAEEGHIIPVVVPSLGLQSLRTHLLTLKGEQSELSRTLLHLSKHLPQSYRTL; encoded by the coding sequence ATGAATATTGAGAACATTGAGGCCTTTGTCCATGTCATTCATTTCAATAGCTTCAACAAAGCAGCAGAGGCATTGTTCCTGTCTCAGCCTTCTGTTAGTGCGCGTATCCAGTCATTGGAGCGGGAGCTGGATGTGAAGCTGTTCGACCGGCTTGGCAAGCAGTTCACGCTGACGGAGAAGGGCAAGCAGTTCCTGCCGTATGCCCAGCAGATCCTGCAGTCCTACAAGAAAGGTAAGCAGCAGTTAAAGTATCAGCAGACATGGCATGAGCTGCGTATCGGGTGCTCGGTATCGGCTGCCAGCTACCTGCTCCCCGCGATACTGTCGAAGCTGCGCCAAACCCACCCACTCCTGCGGATCAAGCTTGTGACCGCCTCCAGCGAGACCATCACGAAGCTTCTGCAGGAGAAGGAGGTGGATGTGGGCTTCGTGCGCAATATCAGCCATCCCTTTCTCGATTCCTTGTTGTTCTACGAAGACAAGATCAGCCTCTATGTATACAAGGACCATCCATTTGCCCGCCGCAGCGAGGTGGCGATGGAGGAGATCGGAGGCGAGCCGCTGATCTTTTTCGAGTGCGGTTCGCTCGATTGGATGAGACTGCATCGTATCTTCGAGACACTGGATCATCGTCCGCATATCCAGTACGAGCTGGATAATCTGGAGACGGCCAAAAAGCTGATCATATCAGGGATGGGCATCGGCTTCCTGCCAGAGCTGTGTGCAGCCAGGGAAGCGGAGGAGGGGCACATCATTCCGGTAGTCGTGCCGTCACTCGGTCTGCAGAGCTTGCGAACGCATCTACTGACACTCAAGGGCGAGCAGAGCGAGCTGTCACGCACGCTGCTGCACCTGAGCAAGCATTTGCCGCAGTCTTATAGAACTCTTTGA
- a CDS encoding alpha/beta hydrolase family protein — MNERSFQYTLESADREERIIRGTIHYAAAQEPRGTVVLLHGFKGFKDWGMFPYVAQGLAQSADVIRFNMSRAGVGASLTEFDELSKFGRQTISGDLEDLGSLLDRLRSGTLPIDGGRAPASQQVILLGHSRGGGEALVWALDHPEAVAGVITWNGTVRFEDMFGEKELQTMREQGVAMIHNARTGQQMPLERVIADDLLLYRERYDIVSRIVELSVPALLIQGEQDFERLVRGSELLAERNRSLERVIIEGGDHTFGGKHPFQGTTAALDAAIAVALERIERWLAAS; from the coding sequence ATGAACGAGAGGTCCTTTCAGTATACGCTGGAATCAGCGGATCGCGAGGAGCGCATCATTCGCGGCACTATCCACTATGCCGCAGCCCAAGAGCCGCGAGGCACGGTCGTGCTGCTGCACGGCTTCAAAGGCTTCAAGGATTGGGGGATGTTTCCTTATGTCGCCCAGGGGCTGGCTCAATCGGCGGATGTGATCCGGTTCAATATGTCACGCGCCGGTGTGGGAGCTTCACTGACGGAGTTTGATGAATTGTCCAAGTTCGGGAGACAGACCATCTCCGGAGATCTGGAAGACCTGGGCAGTCTCCTTGATCGTCTGCGCAGCGGGACACTGCCTATCGATGGCGGCAGAGCCCCTGCGTCGCAGCAAGTGATTCTGCTCGGCCACAGCCGCGGCGGCGGCGAAGCGCTCGTCTGGGCGCTGGATCACCCGGAAGCGGTAGCTGGCGTCATCACCTGGAATGGGACGGTGCGGTTCGAGGATATGTTCGGGGAGAAGGAGCTGCAGACCATGCGAGAGCAGGGCGTGGCGATGATCCACAATGCCCGTACTGGTCAGCAGATGCCGCTGGAACGAGTGATCGCAGACGATCTGTTGTTGTATCGGGAACGATACGACATCGTGAGTCGAATCGTTGAGCTGTCTGTACCGGCGTTGCTCATCCAAGGGGAGCAGGACTTCGAGCGTCTCGTTCGCGGCTCGGAGCTGCTGGCAGAGCGCAACCGCTCTCTGGAGCGGGTGATCATCGAAGGGGGCGACCACACCTTTGGCGGGAAGCATCCCTTTCAGGGGACGACGGCTGCGCTTGATGCGGCGATTGCGGTGGCATTGGAGCGCATCGAGCGTTGGCTGGCAGCATCCTGA
- a CDS encoding DUF6509 family protein, translating to MNIIEFQVEYVKDPFGILDGRRYEFILDLELDEEDELYSPHGVYVKAIYRVSEGGGNVVKHELYERTTNRYLEFELEDEELAELEAFCAAHYVEADE from the coding sequence GTGAATATTATTGAATTTCAAGTGGAGTATGTCAAAGACCCGTTCGGTATATTGGATGGCCGGCGTTATGAATTTATATTGGATCTGGAGCTGGACGAGGAGGACGAGCTGTACTCGCCGCACGGCGTCTATGTGAAGGCCATCTACAGGGTGAGCGAGGGGGGCGGTAACGTAGTGAAGCATGAGCTGTACGAGCGCACGACGAACCGATACCTGGAGTTCGAGCTGGAGGACGAGGAGCTGGCCGAGTTGGAAGCCTTCTGCGCGGCGCATTATGTGGAGGCGGACGAGTAA